The Tripterygium wilfordii isolate XIE 37 chromosome 4, ASM1340144v1, whole genome shotgun sequence genome has a window encoding:
- the LOC119996730 gene encoding UPF0496 protein 4-like has product MFIVHRLGFLTPSSPFRLLSLRTHFLSLKTEELTQVRSIVFEVFDSFELHRLRMPATGWEGSSASFNYIGRSILSRRREQVYSMDAAGSHDVELDAFQKKVAERFLNLSAAGNDDLLSISWVRKLLDEFLCCQEEFRVILFNNSSIVGKSSADRLMEEFFERSVKALDVCNAIRDGIQQIRQWQKILEIVLCALDNNQRSLSEGQFRRAQKALMDLAISLLDEKDSGTAVARRNRSFGSNNGSPKERHRRSDHSRSLSWSVSRSWSAAKQLQAIGNNLTAPRANEIVATNGLAMAFFTMSSVLLFVMWALVAAIPCQGRGLHVHFSIPRQYMWAAPMLSLHERILEESKKRERRNSCGLLEEVHQIERCARFMNEMVDSVQFPLTEEKEREARQRVQELGLVFKAVKEGLDPLERQVREVFHRIVRSRTEGLCSFGRTDHDD; this is encoded by the coding sequence ATGTTCATCGTTCATCGACTAGGGTTTCTTACACCATCATCGCCATTTCGTCTTCTCTCTCTACGCACTCACTTCCTTTCTCTCAAAACTGAAGAACTCACTCAGGTTCGATCAATCGTATTCGAGGTTTTTGATTCGTTTGAATTGCATCGATTGAGAATGCCCGCTACCGGCTGGGAGGGTTCTTCTGCATCGTTTAATTATATCGGCCGTTCGATTCTGAGCCGCCGCCGCGAACAAGTTTATTCCATGGACGCCGCCGGGAGTCATGATGTGGAGCTTGATgcattccagaagaaggtcgcTGAGCGATTCTTGAACTTATCCGCCGCCGGGAACGATGATCTGTTATCTATTTCGTGGGTACGGAAGCTGCTTGACGAGTTCCTCTGCTGCCAGGAGGAGTTTCGGGTAATTCTATTCAATAATAGTTCAATTGTTGGGAAATCATCAGCTGATCGTCTCATGGAGGAGTTCTTTGAGCGGAGTGTGAAGGCGTTAGATGTGTGCAATGCGATCAGGGACGGTATTCAGCAGATAAGGCAGTGGCAGAAGATTCTGGAGATTGTGCTTTGTGCTCTTGACAACAACCAGAGAAGTCTCAGTGAGGGCCAGTTCCGCCGTGCTCAGAAGGCTCTGATGGATTTAGCAATCTCATTGCTCGACGAGAAGGACTCTGGCACAGCGGTCGCTCGCCGCAATCGGTCCTTCGGGAGCAACAACGGATCTCCTAAGGAACGCCACAGGAGAAGCGACCACTCCAGGTCTTTGTCGTGGAGTGTTTCGCGGTCCTGGTCTGCTGCGAAGCAGCTGCAGGCGATTGGGAACAATTTAACGGCGCCGAGAGCAAATGAAATTGTGGCGACCAATGGACTTGCGATGGCTTTTTTCACCATGAGCTCCGTATTGTTGTTTGTAATGTGGGCTTTAGTGGCTGCAATTCCATGCCAAGGCCGCGGCTTGCACGTCCATTTCTCGATTCCTAGGCAGTACATGTGGGCCGCACCTATGCTTTCGCTGCACGAGAGGATTTTGGAGGAgtcgaagaagagagagaggaggaattCTTGTGGATTGTTAGAGGAGGTTCATCAGATTGAAAGATGTGCACGGTTTATGAATGAAATGGTGGACTCTGTGCAGTTTCCATTGacagaagagaaggaaagagagGCCAGGCAGAGAGTGCAGGAGTTGGGGCTGGTTTTTAAGGCTGTAAAGGAGGGTTTGGATCCATTGGAACGCCAAGTGAGGGAGGTGTTTCATAGAATTGTGCGTAGCCGAACTGAGGGGCTCTGTTCTTTTGGAAGAACAGACCATGATGATTAA
- the LOC119996731 gene encoding uncharacterized protein LOC119996731, translating into MLSHLWQEQFMKISSMLLQLISLLCLLPQFVQSTTILVDGVSEWKDPSVHVGDTVIFEHKYHNNLYIFKNQNAFNLCNFTQSTLLTKPYITSYTWHPSRTGFFYFTFNNGSFKTCQDSQKLAVKVFALLSPASAPSSTTTPDPGGLVSSSHAYPWPSKPREAASSGPAPTIAPSPLTVPNLVPSKGHGIPFIYSNPAVPLPTGEVDSATIRPLPTSGTKQVVVVGLVAVQMGLFCAVTLLLL; encoded by the exons ATGCTAAGTCACTTGTGGCAAGAACAGTTCATGAAGATTTCATCAATGCTTCTCCAACTGATCTCTCTTCTTTGTTTACTCCCCCAATTTGTTCAATCCACAACAATATTAGTTGATGGTGTTTCAGAGTGGAAAGATCCGAGTGTTCATGTAGGAGACACTGTCA TTTTTGAGCACAAGTACCACAACAACCTTTACATCTTCAAGAACCAGAATGCGTTCAATCTCTGCAATTTCACTCAATCAACACTCCTTACAAAACCCTACATCACCTCCTACACG tGGCACCCATCACGCACTGGTTTCTTCTATTTCACATTCAACAATGGGTCTTTCAAAACATGTCAAGACTCGCAAAAACTTGCTGTAAAGGTCTTCGCTTTACTATCTCCAGCCTCTGCTCCGTCATCAACGACGACACCGGATCCTGGTGGACTGGTGTCATCCTCCCATGCCTATCCTTGGCCGTCAAAGCCTCGAGAGGCGGCTTCATCTGGTCCTGCACCCACCATTGCACCATCTCCTCTGACAGTCCCAAATTTGGTACCAAGTAAAGGACATGGAATACCATTCATATATAGCAATCCTGCTGTTCCTCTGCCTACTGGTGAAGTAGACTCTGCCACTATTCGTCCCCTGCCCACATCTGGAACTAAACAG gtggtggtggtggggttAGTTGCAGTACAGATGGGTCTATTTTGTGCTGTAACTCTGTTGTTGCTGTag
- the LOC119996897 gene encoding UPF0496 protein At1g20180-like, producing the protein MWTKFEVSKIKRDDKKSKDVGRNLNVNEEYLSALRTKSYAEFLTKAQLLLVNEHPSSPSFCHHKFSKSLLEPRQENIPSILESTIFEKTPQLKTLILNYFDISAEASKFCSHLLKNINHVYSNYEFIRRAIDTIDDHNYSSENVHQIISDLNSFIIQNNPFSNPNMLDFKLIHDKYSSVLRRLKLKGKKLARKIKLIRCIENASGICITATIGLVAITTIVALAHTLAGLVMAPAIFSFSFNNFKKTKFLSFQFKRSCVLKKLRDQIDVAAKGTYILDRDFDTMSRLVARLYDEVEHKKTMIKFCLERGDDKFSLQIVKELKKSDVGFRKQVEELEEQVYLCLATINRARALVIKESLRQ; encoded by the exons atgTGGACCAAATTTGAGGTTTCAAAGATCAAAAGAG ATGACAAGAAGTCGAAAGATGTCGGAAGAAACTTGAATGTGAATGAGGAGTACCTTAGTGCATTAAGAACCAAATCCTATGCAGAATTCCTCACTAAAGCTCAACTACTACTTGTAAATGAACATCCATCTTCTCCCTCGTTCTGTCACCACAAATTCTCCAAAAGCCTCCTCGAACCCCGCCAAGAAAATATACCTTCCATTCTTGAATcaacaatttttgaaaaaactCCGCAACTAAAAACCCTAATACTCAATTACTTTGATATTAGTGCTGAGGCTTCTAAATTTTGCTCACACTTGCTTAAAAACATCAACCACGTCTACTCTAATTACGAATTTATTCGACGAGCGATTGATACAATTGATGATCACAATTACTCCTCCGAAAATGTTCATCAAATTATTTCCGATCTCAATTCATTTATCATCCAAAACAACCCATTTTCAAACCCTAATATGCTTGATTTTAAGCTAATTCACGATAAGTATTCATCGGTGTTACGCCGCCTAAagttgaagggaaaaaaattagCAAGAAAGATTAAGTTAATTAGATGTATAGAAAATGCATCAGGGATTTGCATAACAGCAACAATTGGGTTAGTTGCAATCACAACGATTGTTGCATTAGCACATACCCTTGCAGGACTTGTTATGGCCCCTGCCATTTTCAGCTTCTCATTCAACAACTTTAAAAAAACCAAGTTCTTGAGCTTTCAATTCAAGAGAAGTTGTGTTCTTAAGAAATTGAGGGATCAAATTGATGTTGCAGCAAAAGGAACTTACATACTTGATAGAGATTTCGACACGATGAGTCGACTTGTCGCGAGGCTTTACGATGAAGTTGAGCACAAGAAGACAATGATAAAGTTCTGTTTAGAGAGAGGAGATGACAAGTTTTCTTTACAAATTGTGAAGGAGCTCAAGAAGAGTGATGTTGGGTTTAGAAAGCAAGTAGAAGAGCTTGAAGAGCAAGTTTATTTGTGCCTTGCAACTATCAATAGAGCAAGAGCCCTAGTGATTAAGGAAAGTTTGAGGCAATAG